In one window of Hyalangium gracile DNA:
- a CDS encoding DUF2505 domain-containing protein, whose protein sequence is MRFESRQRIMGTVDEVERAMLDERYPEFLLKHHGVLLEVQQLELKAEGDLVRRKVRYRPKPVISSIGPKKVPPEWFAFIETSTYDKKKKELTFSNVPTSNAISKMLVNTGTLRLRDVGGATERTMEGEIGLKLPFLMKMLAPIGEKIIQSEGLKILEGEAPVLNRFITEVLRKG, encoded by the coding sequence ATGCGGTTCGAATCGCGGCAGCGGATCATGGGGACGGTGGACGAGGTGGAGCGCGCGATGCTCGATGAGCGTTACCCCGAGTTCCTCCTCAAGCACCACGGCGTGCTGCTCGAGGTGCAGCAGCTCGAGCTCAAGGCCGAGGGCGATCTGGTGCGCCGCAAGGTGCGCTACCGCCCCAAGCCCGTCATCTCCTCCATCGGCCCGAAGAAGGTGCCGCCCGAGTGGTTCGCCTTCATCGAGACGTCCACCTACGACAAGAAGAAGAAGGAGCTCACCTTCAGCAACGTGCCCACCTCCAACGCCATCTCCAAGATGCTGGTGAACACGGGCACGCTGCGGCTGCGCGACGTGGGCGGGGCCACCGAGCGGACCATGGAGGGGGAGATCGGCCTCAAGCTGCCCTTCCTGATGAAGATGCTGGCCCCCATCGGCGAGAAGATCATCCAGTCCGAGGGTTTGAAGATCCTCGAGGGCGAGGCCCCGGTGCTCAACCGCTTCATCACCGAGGTGCTGCGCAAGGGCTGA
- a CDS encoding YybH family protein, whose translation MTYRALLVVPLLLLASACSTRRIPGTEIADTDDSRAILAIMERYRTAVEAKDAKAIQALVAEDFREDAGTENPDDDLTYANLPEHMNALFQRVERPKVDMSVRRVDVQDDMATAIYYWNASWRMPTLTSRPQSDAELEQMIFKRVQGEWKIVSGI comes from the coding sequence ATGACCTACCGAGCCCTTCTCGTCGTTCCGCTGCTGCTGCTGGCCTCGGCCTGCTCCACCCGGCGTATCCCGGGCACCGAGATTGCCGACACCGATGACTCGCGCGCCATCCTCGCCATCATGGAGCGCTACCGCACCGCCGTGGAGGCCAAGGACGCCAAGGCCATCCAGGCGCTGGTGGCCGAGGACTTCCGCGAGGATGCCGGCACGGAGAACCCGGACGACGATCTGACCTACGCCAACCTGCCCGAGCACATGAACGCGCTCTTCCAGCGGGTGGAGCGGCCCAAGGTGGACATGAGCGTGCGCCGGGTGGACGTGCAGGACGACATGGCCACCGCCATCTACTACTGGAACGCCAGCTGGCGCATGCCCACGCTGACCAGCCGGCCCCAGAGCGACGCCGAGCTGGAGCAGATGATCTTCAAGCGCGTCCAGGGCGAGTGGAAGATCGTCTCCGGCATCTGA
- a CDS encoding homoserine kinase, producing the protein MAVYTVLKPEAFARVAEVYGLGEVKEVVAIPEGSINTNHRVLTATGRFFVRHTTVRSAEDLRFEAGLLTHLTESHFPSPTLVPTLQGRPFLELEGGRVSVFKWLSGEELRRPQVTPEHAEFLGQELGKMHRITQSFGGSRDNPYSAAQVRSWLSGLRRHADDEVASVADELAEHLERAEGARNQGLQPRGVIHADLFMDNVKWLAGRVGAFFDFEMACVDAYGLDVAITLNAWCFDGGYLPELCKPFIRGYQESRPLTQAERDNLFGHALFGSVRYTASRIRDFHLSPLPPEQLTRKDFRTYLARARALDAMGPAGFLKLLGL; encoded by the coding sequence ATGGCAGTCTATACGGTGCTGAAACCCGAGGCGTTCGCGCGGGTGGCCGAGGTGTACGGGCTGGGCGAGGTGAAGGAGGTGGTGGCCATCCCGGAGGGTTCCATCAACACCAACCACCGGGTGCTCACCGCGACGGGCCGCTTCTTCGTGCGCCACACCACGGTGCGCTCGGCGGAGGATCTGCGCTTCGAGGCGGGCCTGCTGACGCACCTCACCGAGTCCCACTTCCCCTCGCCCACGCTGGTGCCGACGTTGCAGGGGCGGCCCTTCCTGGAGCTGGAGGGCGGGCGGGTGAGTGTCTTCAAGTGGCTGTCCGGCGAGGAGCTGCGGCGCCCCCAGGTGACGCCGGAGCACGCGGAGTTCCTGGGGCAGGAGCTGGGGAAGATGCACCGCATCACCCAGTCCTTCGGCGGCAGCCGGGACAACCCCTACAGCGCGGCGCAGGTGCGCAGCTGGCTCTCGGGGCTGCGGCGCCACGCGGATGACGAGGTGGCCAGCGTCGCGGACGAGCTGGCCGAGCACCTGGAGCGCGCGGAGGGCGCCAGGAACCAGGGCCTGCAGCCGCGCGGCGTCATCCACGCGGACCTCTTCATGGACAACGTGAAGTGGCTGGCGGGCCGGGTGGGGGCCTTCTTCGACTTCGAGATGGCCTGCGTGGACGCCTATGGCCTGGACGTGGCCATCACCCTGAACGCCTGGTGCTTCGACGGCGGCTACCTGCCGGAGCTGTGCAAGCCCTTCATCCGCGGCTACCAGGAGTCCCGGCCGCTGACGCAGGCGGAGCGCGACAACCTCTTCGGCCACGCGCTCTTCGGCTCGGTGCGCTACACGGCCAGCCGCATCCGCGACTTCCACCTGTCGCCGCTGCCGCCCGAGCAGCTCACCCGCAAGGACTTCCGCACCTACCTGGCGCGGGCCCGGGCGCTGGACGCCATGGGCCCCGCGGGCTTCCTGAAGCTGCTGGGGCTGTGA
- a CDS encoding tetratricopeptide repeat protein yields MGMADGGSVGQRDWKRRESLASALVQVALVAVLLGAAVAYVVHRGRVRQETDTRLKAAQGLAQRGNPADLQKALQELDALFAVDPDVYGAHALAADIQAELWLEHHQPGAEARAREHLARAEALESKDVERYGARVVRARVMLSEGKASEAEQALKALRDRGASNPKLWLTQARTLQALGNLQGARQAFSRATDGAWRDPRFAAAYGEALLEEGLFAQANEALGRALSANSDHLQARLTSALAWLYLEKPKEAERLLQEVQAREAELTPVLKARMLAARAELGLAQGHPDEAIKSADAALALLPDEPYALFSRARALAARKDPGARAAFESAVAKHRTAPLLYLEGAKALQAAGDGAGALALLDTYEAIFRGVQVPAGEGKTVSALERDDRYWLARGGVLEAAGQQDASLAAYEQAIAVKGPALARAKYAKGLLLLARKDYPKAREALEPLTPDTGAGPLPEAYTAMGAVLFGQGDYATGCQHYFVALTRDRARSVPLDELQARAASVAKQLTEAGQAGMAKTWKAETDALLK; encoded by the coding sequence ATGGGCATGGCAGACGGCGGTAGCGTCGGGCAGCGGGACTGGAAGCGGAGGGAGAGCCTGGCCAGCGCACTGGTGCAGGTGGCCCTGGTGGCCGTGCTGCTCGGGGCGGCGGTCGCCTACGTGGTGCACCGAGGCCGCGTCCGTCAGGAGACGGACACACGCCTCAAAGCCGCCCAGGGGCTGGCGCAGCGCGGCAATCCGGCGGACCTGCAGAAGGCGCTCCAGGAGCTGGATGCGCTCTTCGCCGTCGATCCGGACGTCTACGGGGCCCATGCGCTGGCCGCAGACATCCAGGCCGAGCTGTGGCTGGAGCACCACCAGCCAGGCGCGGAGGCCCGCGCGCGCGAGCACCTGGCCCGCGCCGAGGCGCTGGAGTCCAAGGACGTGGAGCGCTACGGCGCCCGGGTGGTGCGCGCGCGGGTGATGCTGTCCGAGGGAAAGGCCTCGGAGGCGGAGCAGGCGCTGAAGGCGCTCCGGGACCGCGGGGCCAGCAACCCGAAGCTGTGGCTGACGCAGGCCCGCACGCTCCAGGCGCTCGGGAACCTGCAGGGCGCGCGGCAGGCCTTCTCCCGGGCCACGGATGGCGCGTGGAGGGATCCGCGCTTCGCCGCGGCCTATGGCGAGGCCCTCCTGGAGGAAGGGCTGTTCGCCCAGGCCAACGAGGCGCTGGGGCGAGCGCTCTCGGCCAACTCCGATCACCTCCAGGCGCGGCTGACGTCGGCGCTGGCCTGGCTCTATCTGGAGAAGCCGAAGGAGGCCGAGCGGCTGCTCCAGGAGGTGCAGGCGCGCGAGGCGGAGCTGACGCCGGTGCTGAAGGCGCGCATGCTGGCGGCCCGGGCGGAGCTGGGGCTGGCCCAGGGCCACCCCGACGAGGCCATCAAGTCCGCGGACGCGGCGCTCGCCCTGCTCCCGGACGAGCCCTATGCCCTCTTCAGCCGGGCCCGCGCGCTGGCGGCCCGGAAGGATCCGGGCGCACGGGCGGCCTTCGAGTCAGCGGTGGCGAAGCACCGCACGGCCCCCCTGCTCTACCTGGAGGGAGCGAAGGCGCTCCAGGCAGCGGGCGACGGGGCCGGCGCGCTGGCGCTGCTGGACACGTACGAGGCCATCTTCCGCGGGGTGCAGGTGCCCGCCGGTGAAGGCAAGACGGTGAGCGCGCTGGAGCGGGACGATCGCTACTGGCTGGCTCGCGGCGGCGTCCTGGAAGCCGCGGGCCAGCAGGATGCGTCGCTGGCGGCCTATGAGCAGGCCATCGCCGTGAAGGGGCCGGCGCTGGCGCGGGCGAAGTACGCCAAGGGCCTGCTGCTGCTGGCGCGCAAGGACTACCCCAAGGCGCGCGAGGCGCTCGAGCCGCTGACGCCAGACACCGGCGCCGGGCCGCTGCCAGAGGCCTACACCGCGATGGGAGCGGTCCTCTTCGGCCAGGGGGACTACGCCACGGGCTGCCAGCACTACTTCGTCGCGCTCACTCGCGATCGCGCTCGGAGCGTCCCGCTGGATGAGCTGCAGGCGCGGGCCGCGAGCGTCGCGAAGCAGCTGACGGAAGCCGGGCAGGCTGGCATGGCCAAGACGTGGAAGGCGGAGACGGACGCCCTGCTGAAGTGA